In Pseudomonas asiatica, the following are encoded in one genomic region:
- a CDS encoding succinate dehydrogenase iron-sulfur subunit, producing the protein MLQVEVYRYNPDTDSAPKMQTFQVDTGGKDLMVLDVLALIKEQDEGFSYRRSCREGVCGSDGMNINGKNGLACITPLSAVVKGNKLILRPLPGLPVIRDLVVDMSIFYKQYEKVKPFLQNDTPAPAIERLQSPEDRDKLDGLYECILCACCSTSCPSFWWNPDKFLGPAALLQAYRFLADSRDTKTQERLASLDDPFSVFRCRGIMNCVNVCPKGLNPTKAIGHVRNMLLQSGT; encoded by the coding sequence ATGTTGCAAGTCGAAGTTTATCGTTACAACCCGGACACCGATTCGGCGCCGAAAATGCAGACCTTCCAGGTCGATACCGGCGGCAAGGATCTGATGGTTCTGGACGTGCTGGCACTGATCAAGGAACAGGACGAAGGTTTCTCCTATCGTCGCTCGTGCCGTGAAGGCGTTTGCGGTTCCGATGGCATGAACATCAACGGCAAGAACGGCCTGGCCTGCATCACCCCGTTGTCGGCGGTGGTGAAGGGCAACAAGCTGATTCTGCGTCCGCTGCCGGGCCTGCCGGTCATTCGTGACCTGGTCGTCGACATGAGCATCTTCTACAAGCAGTACGAGAAGGTGAAGCCGTTCCTGCAGAACGACACCCCGGCACCGGCCATCGAGCGCCTGCAGTCGCCGGAAGACCGCGACAAGCTGGACGGCCTGTACGAGTGCATCCTGTGCGCTTGCTGCTCGACCTCCTGCCCGTCGTTCTGGTGGAACCCGGACAAGTTCCTGGGCCCCGCCGCACTGCTGCAGGCCTATCGCTTCCTGGCCGACAGCCGTGACACCAAGACCCAGGAGCGCCTGGCGTCCCTGGATGACCCGTTCAGCGTATTCCGCTGCCGCGGGATCATGAACTGCGTCAACGTTTGCCCGAAAGGTCTGAACCCGACCAAGGCAATCGGCCACGTACGTAACATGCTGCTGCAAAGCGGCACCTGA